A stretch of DNA from Candidatus Palauibacter polyketidifaciens:
ATTCACGAACGAGATGATCGATGCGATCCGGACCGGGCAGACCGCGCTCTTTCGCGAGCGGTACCGCCGGATCGACGTCCTGCTCATCGACGACGTGCACTTCATCGCCAACAAGGAAGGGACGCAGGAAGAGTTTTTCCACACCTTCAACGCGCTCTACGACGCCAAGAAACAGATCGTCATCACGAGCGACCGTCCGCCGCAGGACATCCCCGGCCTCCAGGAACGCCTCGTTTCCCGGTTCGAGTGGGGTCTCGTCACCGACATCCAGCCCCCCGACCTGGAGACGCGTTCCGCGATCCTGCGCAAGAAGGCCGACGAGGACGGGATTGAAATCGACGACGACGTCATCGAGTACGTCGCACGGAGTCGGCGTACCTCCGTCCGGCAGCTCGAGGGCGCCCTGATCAAGCTTCTCGCCTTCAGCTCTCTCACGCGACGCGAGATTTCGCTCGACATGGCGCGCGACGCGCTGGGGCCCGAAGGCAGCGACGCCGATGAGCAGGTGATCGAAGTATCGGCGGAAGAAGTCCGCGCCCGCATCGCCGCTTCCTGGGGTGTCTCCGTGGAGGCGCTCATCTCGAAGCGGCGGAACCGGACCGTGACCGTCCCCCGGCAGGTCGCGATGTACCTCATCAAGACCCATCTCGACCTGCCCTACTCCGATATCGGCCACCTCTTCGGCGGCAGGAATCACTCCACCGTCAT
This window harbors:
- the dnaA gene encoding chromosomal replication initiator protein DnaA → MELTAHEAWIKIRASAKLVLPEQTYRTWLGSTEAVSLSDDTLVVSAPTRFAVEWVEDKYGTLLRDISERELGARLRLRFEHKGAEERLDFPEIAEPYPGDPGHALASQTPNRGGLPAAAALNERYTFARFVIGGSNELAAAASDRVAAAPATTYNPLFIWGGTGLGKTHLMHAIGNTILDRLPDCQVAYVPSEQFTNEMIDAIRTGQTALFRERYRRIDVLLIDDVHFIANKEGTQEEFFHTFNALYDAKKQIVITSDRPPQDIPGLQERLVSRFEWGLVTDIQPPDLETRSAILRKKADEDGIEIDDDVIEYVARSRRTSVRQLEGALIKLLAFSSLTRREISLDMARDALGPEGSDADEQVIEVSAEEVRARIAASWGVSVEALISKRRNRTVTVPRQVAMYLIKTHLDLPYSDIGHLFGGRNHSTVIHSVNKVEADMASDASLRGRIGQLQQELFRT